One genomic segment of Ipomoea triloba cultivar NCNSP0323 chromosome 9, ASM357664v1 includes these proteins:
- the LOC116029849 gene encoding uncharacterized protein LOC116029849, protein MPKVILMNGHSGSDTSLQEITMSSPGSWRFARHQPARGPRDIAPCDQLPSRDRISDVSNGQLTADRSTTELVRNNGLKEADSLVIYAPVDKIIGGKPSRVIDFLIADNEEKTLKCTVWNEHVVVMLPFYNAYLKEPLIVVLQLCRAKVVNGEVRITSSYDATKLHFNSSFDEFIESKSKLLSAIHSPVRSMSTVTVLSQSTGLSDFRSGAVVVSTISNLLLQKEDGDFYVAAEILGIEGSGRWYYIFCITAGCNKKLKNDEKYMICKKCEKQYAQGTVRYKIIVRVIDKTGDAPFLLWDREVAELVGILAKLLHEKYKKENQILVELESLIAFTVMKLSRDELLVSTYCQKLNDDQEKDLMSKMIEDDEGEDEESEMVTYLRL, encoded by the exons ATGCCAAAGGTCATTCTTATGAACGGTCACAGTGGTAGTGATACGTCCCTGCAGGAGATTACCATGAGTTCCCCTGGAAGCTGGAGGTTCGCCAGACATCAGCCTGCGAGAGGTCCACGAGACATCGCTCCGTGCGACCAGCTTCCTTCGAGAGATCGCATCAGCGATGTCTCGAACGGTCAGTTAACAGCCGaccgctctaccactgagctagtGAGGAACAACGGACTTAAGGAAGCCGACTCTC TTGTGATTTATGCTCCTGTTGACAAGATAATTGGTGGCAAACCATCCAGGGTAATAGACTTCCTAATTGCTGACAATGA GGAAAAAACCCTAAAGTGCACTGTTTGGAATGAGCATGTTGTTGTCATGCTTCCTTTCTATAATGCATATTTGAAAGAACCACTCATTGTGGTTCTTCAACTATGTCGTGCTAAAGTTGTCAATG GTGAAGTCAGAATTACAAGTTCATATGATGCAACAAAGCTGCATTTCAATTCATCTTTTGATGAGTTCATTGAATCCAAATCAAA GTTATTATCTGCTATTCACAGTCCTGTTCGCAGTATGAGTACTGTCACAGTGCTGTCCCAGTCTACTGGATTATCTGATTTCAGGAGTGGTGCTGTTGTGGTTTCTACTATTTCTAATCTGTTACTTCAAAAAGAG GATGGTGATTTCTATGTTGCAGCTGAGATTCTCGGCATCGAAGGTTCTGGCCGTTGGTATTACATCTTTTGCATAACAGCAGGTTGTAACAAAAAGTTGAAAAACGATgaaaaatatatgatttgtaAGAAATGTGAAAAACAATATGCACAAGGCACAGTGAGGTATAAGATAATTGTTAGAGTGATTGATAAGACAGGTGATGCTCCCTTCCTATTATGGGATAGAGAAGTTGCTGAATTAGTAGGAATCCTAGCAAAATTGTTGCATGAAAAGTATAAAAAG GAGAATCAAATTCTAGTGGAGTTGGAGTCACTAATTG CATTCACTGTCATGAAACTCTCAAGGGATGAGCTATTGGTTTCTACCTACTGTCAGAAGTTGAATGATGACCAGGAAAAAGATTTAATGTCTAAGAtgatagaagatgatgaaggagaagatgaagaatcagAAATGGTAACCTACCTAAGactgtaa